A stretch of DNA from Bacillota bacterium:
GCGGAAACCCTGAGTTCCGGGTTGGTCATCTACACTGAAGTACTGCAATTCGTTCATGCGTTCAAATTCAAACTTTATACTGCCTTTGCTTCCGTTAATCTCAAAGGACATTGCATTTTTGTGTCCGTTGGCAAATCGTGTAGCTTCTATAGAACCTAATGCCCCATTCTTAAACTCTGCCAGGAATAATGTGGCATCGTCAACCGTAACCTCTCCTTTTTTGGATGATTCCTTAGCTTTGGCCGACAAACCTGTCATCTTTTCCACAACAGGTCTTTCCTTGATAAAGGTCTTATTTATCCCAATGACCCGGTCAAATTCTCCGACAAGATACCTGGCCATATCTATAAGATGAGCACCCAGATCGCCATGTGAACCAGAGCCGGCAACTTTCTTGTCTAGCCTCCATACCAGTGGGAAATCGGGATCAATAATCCAATCTTGCAGGTAAAGTCCTCTAAAATGGTATATTTTTCCAAGTTTACCTTCATCAATCAACTTTTTCGCTAGCTGTACTGCAGGCACAAATCGGTAGTTAAAACCAATCTGGTGCTTCACCTTGTATTTTTCAACCGCATCTACCATTTCCCTAGCATCTTTTAAATTCAACGCAAGCGGCTTTTCACAAAAAATATGCTTACCGCATTCTGCAGCACGAATGGCGATTTCTTTGTGAACATTGCTTGGTGCCGTAATATCAATCATATCAATATCATTTCTTTCTACAAGCTTTTCCCACGAAGTTTCATAGCTTTCCCAACCGAATTTCTCAGCTGATTCCTTAACCCAACTCTCGTCCCTTCCACATATAGCCTTCATATTTACTTTAAGACTTGGATTGAAGAACATTCCAAGGCGCTGGAAAGCATTACTATGAGCCTTTCCCATGAATTTATAGCCTACCAGTCCGACATTTATAGTATCTTTCATTCCATCTCCCTCCTTTTTCTACCATAGACTACCATAGACTATTAAACTTTTTAAGCCCACCACATACCGCCGGTCTTTTCAAACAGCATAACATTTTTAAGAAAAGCAATAGCTTTTTGAAGGCCTTCATTAACCGACATCAGGCTGTCTTCATGTTCGATGCTCAATACATCATCATAGCCGACCATTTTTAGGTTGCTGACGATATCTTTCCAAACCTGTTCATCATGACCATAGCCTACCGTCCTGAATATCCAGGAACGTTTAATCTCATTACTATAATGCTTCGTATCTAATACACCGTTGAGAGCAGTATTCATTTTGTCTATTTTGGTGTCTTTTGCGTGGAAATGAAAGATGGCAGTTCCTAACTTGCGGATGGAAGCTACAGGATCTATACCTTGCCAGAAGAGGTGACTTGGATCATAATTAGCTCCGATCTCATCACCTACAGCACTTCTCAACTTAAGAAGGGTTTCAGGGTTATATACACAGAAGCCAGGGTGCATTTCAAGACAAATTTTATTTACTCCATGTTGCTTTGCAAAATCAACAGCCTTTACCCAGTATGGTATAAGTACTTCATTCCACTGATATTCAAGGATTTTAAGAAAATCATCCGGCCATGGACATGTTACCCAGTTGGGGTATTTGGAAAATGGAGAATCGCCAGGGCAACCAGAAAATGTAATAACTCTGTTTATACCAAGCTTTTCTGCTAAGAGAACCGTATTTTCGAAATCCTTGTGAAAAGATTCAGCTATTTCCTTCTGTGGGTGTACAGGATTTCCGTGACAACTCAACGCACTTATTTCCATATTGTACTTCTTAACAAGTTCCCTCAGTGCTGAAACTTTTTTGTCATCTGATAATAGCTCTTCAGGATTTGCATGCGCTTTTCCTGGATAACCGCCAGTCCCTATCTCGATTGCCTGAACACCCAATTCCGCAAGGTACTTTAAGGCTTCTTCAAGACTTTTAGCACTTAAAAGTACTGTAAAAACTCCCAGTTTCATTTACAGAATACCCCCTT
This window harbors:
- a CDS encoding Gfo/Idh/MocA family oxidoreductase, translating into MKDTINVGLVGYKFMGKAHSNAFQRLGMFFNPSLKVNMKAICGRDESWVKESAEKFGWESYETSWEKLVERNDIDMIDITAPSNVHKEIAIRAAECGKHIFCEKPLALNLKDAREMVDAVEKYKVKHQIGFNYRFVPAVQLAKKLIDEGKLGKIYHFRGLYLQDWIIDPDFPLVWRLDKKVAGSGSHGDLGAHLIDMARYLVGEFDRVIGINKTFIKERPVVEKMTGLSAKAKESSKKGEVTVDDATLFLAEFKNGALGSIEATRFANGHKNAMSFEINGSKGSIKFEFERMNELQYFSVDDQPGTQGFRLIQVTEGIHPYMNAWWPAGHVIGYEHTFVHEMYEFVEAIAKDKQAIPNFNDGMKCSQVLEAVDLSIEEARWVKVDSL
- a CDS encoding sugar phosphate isomerase/epimerase — encoded protein: MKLGVFTVLLSAKSLEEALKYLAELGVQAIEIGTGGYPGKAHANPEELLSDDKKVSALRELVKKYNMEISALSCHGNPVHPQKEIAESFHKDFENTVLLAEKLGINRVITFSGCPGDSPFSKYPNWVTCPWPDDFLKILEYQWNEVLIPYWVKAVDFAKQHGVNKICLEMHPGFCVYNPETLLKLRSAVGDEIGANYDPSHLFWQGIDPVASIRKLGTAIFHFHAKDTKIDKMNTALNGVLDTKHYSNEIKRSWIFRTVGYGHDEQVWKDIVSNLKMVGYDDVLSIEHEDSLMSVNEGLQKAIAFLKNVMLFEKTGGMWWA